CGTCCGATGTTAGAGATCATGTCTGACCGAAAGTCTTAGTGCTTTTTGGTTGCAGACGTAATTGCTTTATTCTGACCGGTAAGTAGGTGATGGACACAAAGGTATGATTCAATTAGAAAAACTAAACATAGCATTATTATTCTGTTTGGTTATATTTAAACCCATTagcttcttttctcttttgatttgcACATTGAATCGCTTATTAATCTCACTTGGTCATGGTCTCATAGAAGCATTTTAAGCAAATTTGCACgagttttatatattgtcTTCATGTGGGACTCaagatttatgatattttaatttgcttCAATTGgttttagataaaataaaattaaatatggttatataattataagttACAATCAAAATTAGTTAGAAGGACGTATGAGAAGAAAGGGAAGGGCAAGTACGAATTCACTTGTTATCAGATCTGGTCGTATAATTCAATGTAAGATGATGACAATTGATCGAGATGATGTGCAttaaaccaaaagagaaactaAAGTACATtcaactatttatttattgatgtCATACCAATGaagttaaaaacatatatcttctatcttttccttctctttttgtaCTCTTTCCTTCGTTTTGTGATCCCccaaaaattttcaaatcttcCCCATTGATAATATATGTGGTGAATTACAAGGTATGAGACCAACAAtgatatatactatatttagtttttaaacgGTTTCAAGTGTCAaacatttcaagaaaataaaaaaaaaacattcttcaAGTCTCTTTAAGAATTTTCCCAAAAAACAATCTGTAAAACATATACcattagagaaataaaaaaaacttagaaataTAACAATGAtgtgatataaatatttttgggaTAATTTTACTTTCCACTTAATTGTTACGTAAAGCGTGAATGTTTTTCCGTATTTATCTGTaccatataattttaaaattaataaaggTTTTATTCAGTTTAATTTCTACGGTTCTACCTAATTGTGTACATATAACACGTAATTTTGTTTACCTATTTAGCCATCTATATTATACTACTTGATAACAACACATCGCATCATTATCACATTATCATTTACTTAATTGCAGTCTATGCCAATGTTATATACACCGAATTAACTCAAAAAAATCTAGATCTTGTAAGAAGTATATTCGTAAAAGTGGATATGGCCGAATAAATTTCTTAGTCTAaagcataagaaaaaaaaaggttagtaagaaagaaagaaagaaagaaagaaagcacTTGGAAATACTCTTTTGGCTTTGGGATCATATGCCCTGGATGGAGCACACACAGGTCCCATTTGGATGGATGGATCAACCAACGATGAGAGATCCAACGGTTCTAAAGaaattctcaaaatcaaaaatgcTATTACACGtaggaaagaaagaagaatctcGATGTGAAGCTAAAGAGACGACGGTGATCGATAGGGGACCATATCAACTTGCAATGTTTGCACTACAAACTAGAACAAATAAATGCCACGTGAAATCCTACACGACAGCTAAGTTGCGGAGTACTGGTGATATATGTGGTCCATTGGGCGTGAGATGAGAATCGGACGGCTTTGAGGCAATGTCGTGAAGGGTCGAAGAAAGAATAAGAACCGTTGGATTAATCTGCTAAAAATAGACGGACAGGGTCCACGTCAAGACGTAATGGGAAGGGGACCTCGTTACCCAAAATAGAAAGATGGAGTTATCGTCAAACAAGTCACGTCTGGGTTTATTGAGTGGGGTTAAGTTTTTGGACCAGTctctctactttttttttcacccCTCCTCTAATATATAGTAAGTTACTGTTGTCATAGACTCTTAGTCATTATGCATTTTAaaggttttcacttttcagcGTGCAATGAAAAATTTGGTTCATACCTTATGCCGTAAACTACTATAATGgattattatgttatttaaaAACTCATGTAGATGTTATTTAAGTGTTGTATCACTTATGTACACACTAATAAATTTCAGATTCATAACTAATATATAAGCACTCAAACTAGTTAACATTTTGTCATTTGATTAAGATAGTGACTGGGAGTAAATAACTTTCATCCTTGTAAGTTGTAAAACCTCATGACACCATTAAAACCATAGTTTAGATGCCTAATCCAAGATAAGGATAGCATCAGAAGAGAATATATAGTCCATCGAACTAGATTTGGAGGAGTGTTGAAGCTAGTCCATCGAACTAGACTTTTGACAGTTTGATCCacttttttaaagatttgagatAGTAGAACATCGTAGTTGAGAGTGAATCTTGTTAATCTTGTCACCGTTTCACGCCAAAGTTCGTAGATTGATGAATGCCAAAGCAGGTTGAGGATATAGCACCTGGCCTTAGGTATGTTTTGGGCCGGGGCGAGATAACCAAGTACAAATGTACAATCATCCTCTTGACAAGAAATTTTGCTTagatttttacatatataggCTGTTAGAAAAGAGAATGGAATAGGAAACCAACTCTTATAGTCAAGTAATGATAtagtaagaaaaacaaacatacaaACATATGGGCCTCAATCACTACTCATAAATCCTTAAAAAAATGTGTAATTATACACTAGTGAATGAAGCTTTAATAGAAGTGGTCAGTGgtcttcattttcattttaacaCGTAGAGGCGTAAGGCAGTTGCTGCACTTGGCTTCCTTTAGAACCGGCCATGTTAACATAGCATTGTTATGATTATGGGAACCATATGTTTAGAAGTAAGTAAGAGGATTTGAGATTATatggattaaaaaaatgagacATATTTGGGCTCTATGCTACATGTTGAATTACTTccattttcaacttttttttttgaacatgtGAGGGTGAGATCTTTTATCTTCCCACTTTCACTACAAATAAGTTTAATTAAATTGCTGGAAATTGATTGAATAATCCCTTAGCTAGTGTGCCTCTCCAATATCAATTGACACATTTCAATACTTTTTGAGACATAAGATATGACAGTGGACTTCACTTTGTTGTTGCTCAAGTATGTCTTAGGTGAATGAATCGTCCAAATTTGAGAAAACTTGGGCATTTGAATCATCCCCAAATGCCCAAGTGATTTTAATAATGGACCAATTTGTCTGTCTctattatgaatttatgatcCGTCCGGTTATTGCCTCCTAGGTTTTAAAACGAACCTAATCGTGATTTAGACCGAATCAGACCGGACATTTCGGTTCGGGTTTTAGAAGCAACTCTGTTTTGTTGCCTCAACAAGCGAACAATATAGTCGCACGTCGTATCTCTCTCGCTGCCTCACTTCATCGTCCCAAAAAACGCCTCTGTTTCACCGGTACGTTCCTGCAGCTCTCTCTTACCAATACTCTCTTAGATATTCTCACGCGGATTCGTTTGCCATCTTAGTTCTTCGCCGTATAAGCTCGTCTCTAGCCATGGCTCTTCCGCTCGGGAAGCTCACCATCCTCATCGGTGCAGGTCGGTACTTTTATAGGGTATTTCTTGTAGTGACTGTGCTCTAGTTCTCCATTGcttttttattggtttcgTCTATGGGTAATCGCAATTAGAGGATAAGAAGTTAGTGTTTTTCATAAACCCTTTGATCAGTGTACTTGACTGGCTCAAAGTTTAAGACTTTATTGGAGTATAGCTATTCTCTGAATACATCTGAGGAGAagtttatgtttagtttcTCTGTGAATGCACCTACTAGTACAATTATTGTGAACTTGCTGAGTCGATTGATTTCGTGTACATGCTTAATGTTCGTCCAAGTTACTGCAATTACTAACTATACTGTGATTTTTGCAAATGTTACTTTAAGGTCTTATTGGATCAGCATTTTCTAAAGAAGGGGGCTTACCAGATGTCTCCAATTTGGTTTCTGGTGCTTTTAAGGTATTCTAATTTCTATATTGTGCAAAAGCTTTGGCGACTTCACATGTGTATGATGCGGTTTGGCAAAATGAGGcaatgggttttgtttatgtgGACAGATGGTATTCAGGCAACTGAAACAAGACGAACCTAGCAAATCAGCTAGCAAACCCCACGATGATGTACTTGTGGCCCAGGTAAGTTTCACATTAATCTATTGGCGATGATAAGCTATCGGATGGAGCTGGATAATATAGACTTGCTGAGGACATAGATTTATCGTGAATCAATAGTTTCTTGCCTGAGctctatttatttttgtaggttAACAGTCTTAGGCATGAGATACAGTTGCTGGGGTCAAACAGACCTATCACCATTGTTTCACCTTCAGGATCAGGTCCTCTGgagtttttatatttttttatattgaagttttgttttctgttctGCACTAGAAATGTCAAAATTGGTTTGATATGAAACTTGAATAAAGGATTTGCACACTTAGATTTCTAGACattgtattttgaaattatatttcaggttttattctcttttgcTACTTTTCTCGCATCAAACAAGACATACTTTGTTCTGATAAGTGGCTTTTCTTTGTAGCATTTAGGAAGGCATTACATTAGAGACTTAGAGTAACACCATTCTTTGTTTACTGTTGATCTAAATTCGGAAGAAAACAGTTAACACTTTCCTTCAATGTACAGGTGGTAGAAACTATGGTTTGATCATTATCGTTGGGGTGATAGGCTACGGATATGTGTGGTGGAAGGTAATTATACTTCACCATACCCAAGCTACTGAAATTAGTTACTTCCTCATTTGAAGCGCTGTTGGCTAGTCaagattttgtgtgtttgggAAACATTTCATGCTGTTCTCCTTGTTAATGAATTTGACttggtttatttatttgtagtttctctctttttggaGACTTACTGCGCACTAATTTATTCTGCAACATTATCAGGGCTGGAAACTTCCAGATTTTATGTTTGCAACAAGGCGTAGCTTATCAGATGCATGTAATAATGTTGGCAACCAGATCGATGGTTTTTACTCATCACTCAAGGCAAGCTCTCGAGCACTCTTATTCACTGTTCGCTTACTTATTTGTCTTCATTTGACCACTGAACTCTATTCTTTTCAGTTATGATGGTTTCTTTCGTGAGCGAATCCATCCAAATGATCTAGTACAATTAAGTATAATTCAAGTGCATAAGATCAATATTTTgtctcattttgtttctgttagCATTTCATGACAGGGTACAAAACGAGAGTTAAGTTCAGAAATTGATATGATGGGTCGTCGTTTGGATGCAAATACAGAAGTAATTCAAGAAACAATACAAGAGGTATGTAGATTGAATGTTGACAAAAACTTCTGTTTCACTGCAGTGTCAAGACtttctgatgatgattctaactgttttctttataatatatcataatGTTTAGGTGGCTAAGCTACAGGATGGTACATCATTTATAAAGGATGACGTTAAGGCTGTTTTCGATGCTTTTGAAAATCTGGTGAGAAAATTCATTGATTGCATATGTTCACCAGTTTGTTCTCCctacaaaaatccaaaaaaaacaaaacagagaagtgaTCTTGTGATCTTCATAATTTTCAGGCAAGCAAAGTGTGTCGTATAGAGGGAAATCAGGTAACAGTTGTAgttggaattttgttttgctcatTAGGCAgttgatttaatttaaatttcttggCCATCCATAAAGGATATCACACTTAGAGGAGTTGGGGCTCTGCATGCTCAGTGTCAGGAGAACCAAAGAATTCAAGAGTCCAATAAGGCATGACCCTTCTCCATTGTGCagtttattttaaagaaaattgcTACATATACATGTTCATCTTATTTACCCAGACTTCTTTTATAATTAGGCTTTGCCATCAACTTCATCACTGCCAGCCCTTGAGGCAGCTCCTATGGCACCCTCTTCAAAGGTAAATGACTTCAGTCTTTTATCTGGTGTCATAGAGAATTTTAACTGTTCATCATGCTATCGGGATCATTACCGATCTTGTTCTGTTCTATTACTTACTTGTTCTGGTGTTTTGATGTAAGCAGACTCTGTCTTTACCTCCTGCTTCTCCCGATGAATCCCAGTCCCCGTCAACCCCTAATGTAGctcaaaaggtttgttctctCTCAAACCAGAGGTTGTtgattagaaacaaaatttcgtTATACAGAGTTCTGACATTTGTTTTGGACAGTCACGGGGCCTACTTCAGCACACTCAATCTATGTCTGGTTTGAAggtaaagatttttttatctcttcCATATCCCTTAAGTTTTGAGCATCAATATGCGTCAAACTTAACCTAATACAATTGTCTATTCATTCGGTTCTTAGGACATAAATGAAAGCTCTAGTAGCCACAACACGTCTTCAAATGGAATATATTTTGGGGGAAACGGTGCATCAGGATCGAGTTCGGGCGTGCTTGGTAGGTTCTCAATAGCAAGAATAATGAGGACTCGTACTGTGGTCAACACAGTGTCTACTAACTGAAGAGAGAGTTTGTTTTATCTAATTATTAGGATTAACAAAGAAGGGGGCATGTTGTATCTAGTAGAGTATTTGAATAGATTttgcttcttatttttttttttgacaatgcTATAAATGGtgcataatttttttaagaatgcAGCTTATATTTGAATGGGTTTATAGGTCACAATTAGCAGtttgttactgtttttttcGAATACAAGAGGTCGACGATAGTTTCTTTGATTAGGTATGTTCTGTTGAAGGAGCTTTTGGATAATGAGAAGAGGTTAAAAGTTAACTTGCAGGAACATGAGCCCAAAATCTTGCTGGAAACAACTTTCAACATGTCTAATGGCTACTATATCTCTTGCTACTATAATGGTCTTGTATCGTCCCAGTTACTTTGCTTGTTTTAAAGCATAATCACATCATAACTCTCACATTTAACTTAATAAAAGATGAGATGatgtttctaaaaaaaaaaaagaaaagaagatgagatgaTAATGTCATAGCCAAATGGACCAGCCTTTTattcaatacaaaaaaaagaaggaaaagtagAGACGGCCATACAAAACCATCGTCGACCTCTCTGTATAAACTGAATTACGAAAGGGCAGAGCAACATACTGATTAATTGTGACATATAATCCAATTAAATATAAGCTGCATCCCTACAAAAATTATGCACCATTTATCACATTGTCTACACTAAGCAAGGGATCAAGCATAGACGCAGCATGATCTATTCAAATCCTCTACTAGCACTTAACCATCTCTGGCTTGCTGATCATTTGAATGATCAAACTCTCTCTTCAGTATTGACAGACGACTATTGGGGTCCAATGGAGTTAGTAGGCACTGTGTTGACCACACTTCGAGTCCTCCCTATTCTTGGTATTGAGAAAATACTAAACAGGCCAGAACTCGTGTTTCCCGTAGTTTCTCCAGAATGTGTTCCATTTTCGCTTATCTCCTGAGACCCAAGTTTATAAAAGATAGTTTCAGGTTAGGTTTGACCCATACTGATGTTTGAGACTTGAGGGAAAGGGAAGAGGGAAATAATATTTACCTTCAAACCAGACATAGATTGAGTGTGCTGAAGTGGACCACGTGACTGCCCAAATGTAATGTCAGTATTCACTCAAACCAAGTTCAGTTTCTAATCCAAAACTCTAGTTTGAGATAGAACAAACCTGTTGAGCTCCATTAGAAGTTGAAGGCGACTGAGATTCACGGGGAGAAGCAGGAGGCAAAGACAAAGTCTGCTAACATTAAAACACCACAGAGGAATAAGCAATAGAACGGAACAAGAGGTAACAATCCCAATAACGTGATAAACAGTTGAAAATCATTGTGAGACCAGTTTAGTCATTTACCCTTGACGATGGTGTCATAGGAGCTGCCTCAAGGGCTGGCACTGCTGAAGTTGATGGTAAAGCCTATACACAATAGAAGTTGGGGTAAATAAGATAAAATTGTAGATTATGTAGCCAATTTCCTAAAATGCACTGCACAATGGAGAAGCATCATGCCTTATTGGACTCTTGAATTCTTTTGTTCTCCCGAACCTGAGCATGCAGCGCCCCGACTCCTTTAAGTGTAATATCCTTTATGAATGGCCAAAAAATCAATTTCGATCAACAAATGCCTAATGAGGAATAATTTCCAACAACAGCTGTGAAGTTTTGTACCTGATTTCCCTCAATACGATAGACTTTGCTTGCCTGGAAAACAAAGATCACCAGGTCAtcatctctctttattttttttagggAGAACAAACAGGTGAATGTATATGCAGTTTACTCAATTTTCTTACCAGATTTTCAACAGCATCGAAAACAAACTTAACGTCATCCTTAATATTTTCCGTACCTCTTTGTAGTTCCATCAcctaaacaattaaataaattatcaagATAACATTTAGAATTATCAGAAAGCCCTTGACAACGCAGTGAAACACAAGTGTTTGTGCACATTCATCTAACATACCTCTCGTCCTGTATCTTGAATAATTTCTGTATTAGCATCCAAACTACGACCCATCCCGTCAATTTTTGAACTTAACTCTTTTTTGGTACCCTGTCATGAAATGTTAACAGCAACAAAATGAGACAAAATACTGATGTTCTGcaactaaattaaatacaGGTACTTTATCATTTGGATGAATTAGGCTCACAAAAGGAACTATCATAACTAATATGGGAAGTAAGAACTTGCCGAGAGTGATGTGTAAAAACCATCGATCTGGCTGCCAACACTATTACATGCATCTGATAAGCTGCGCCTTGTTGCAAACATAAGATCCGGAAGTTTCCAGCCCTGAGAATGTTGCAGAATAAACCAGTTCCCAgtaaggttttttaaaaagggaaaataactacaaacaaataaaccaGGTCTAacttacaaacaaacaagccAGGTCAAATTAATTGGCAAGGAAAACAGTTAAATTGTTTtccaaaatacaaaatctaGACTAGCCAATAGCACTCTAATCGAGTAAGTAAGAAGCTCAAGCATGGTGAAATATTATTACC
This sequence is a window from Arabidopsis thaliana chromosome 1 sequence. Protein-coding genes within it:
- a CDS encoding bZIP transcription factor, putative (DUF1664) (Protein of unknown function (DUF1664); FUNCTIONS IN: molecular_function unknown; INVOLVED IN: biological_process unknown; LOCATED IN: endomembrane system; CONTAINS InterPro DOMAIN/s: Protein of unknown function DUF1664 (InterPro:IPR012458); BEST Arabidopsis thaliana protein match is: Protein of unknown function (DUF1664) (TAIR:AT1G24267.1).), translated to MALPLGKLTILIGAVYLTGSKFKTLLEYSYSLNTSEEKFMFSFSVNAPTSLIGSAFSKEGGLPDVSNLVSGAFKMVFRQLKQDEPSKSASKPHDDVLVAQVNSLRHEIQLLGSNRPITIVSPSGSGGRNYGLIIIVGVIGYGYVWWKGWKLPDFMFATRRSLSDACNNVGNQIDGFYSSLKGTKRELSSEIDMMGRRLDANTEVIQETIQEVAKLQDGTSFIKDDVKAVFDAFENLASKVCRIEGNQDITLRGVGALHAQCQENQRIQESNKALPSTSSLPALEAAPMAPSSKTLSLPPASPDESQSPSTPNVAQKSRGLLQHTQSMSGLKDINESSSSHNTSSNGIYFGGNGASGSSSGVLGRFSIARIMRTRTVVNTVSTN
- a CDS encoding bZIP transcription factor, putative (DUF1664) (Protein of unknown function (DUF1664); CONTAINS InterPro DOMAIN/s: Protein of unknown function DUF1664 (InterPro:IPR012458); BEST Arabidopsis thaliana protein match is: Protein of unknown function (DUF1664) (TAIR:AT1G24267.1); Has 187 Blast hits to 185 proteins in 27 species: Archae - 0; Bacteria - 4; Metazoa - 29; Fungi - 2; Plants - 147; Viruses - 0; Other Eukaryotes - 5 (source: NCBI BLink).); the encoded protein is MALPLGKLTILIGAGLIGSAFSKEGGLPDVSNLVSGAFKMVFRQLKQDEPSKSASKPHDDVLVAQVNSLRHEIQLLGSNRPITIVSPSGSGGRNYGLIIIVGVIGYGYVWWKGWKLPDFMFATRRSLSDACNNVGNQIDGFYSSLKGTKRELSSEIDMMGRRLDANTEVIQETIQEVAKLQDGTSFIKDDVKAVFDAFENLASKVCRIEGNQDITLRGVGALHAQCQENQRIQESNKALPSTSSLPALEAAPMAPSSKTLSLPPASPDESQSPSTPNVAQKSRGLLQHTQSMSGLKDINESSSSHNTSSNGIYFGGNGASGSSSGVLGRFSIARIMRTRTVVNTVSTN
- a CDS encoding bZIP transcription factor, putative (DUF1664) (Protein of unknown function (DUF1664); FUNCTIONS IN: molecular_function unknown; INVOLVED IN: biological_process unknown; LOCATED IN: cellular_component unknown; EXPRESSED IN: cultured cell; CONTAINS InterPro DOMAIN/s: Protein of unknown function DUF1664 (InterPro:IPR012458); BEST Arabidopsis thaliana protein match is: Protein of unknown function (DUF1664) (TAIR:AT1G24265.2); Has 35333 Blast hits to 34131 proteins in 2444 species: Archae - 798; Bacteria - 22429; Metazoa - 974; Fungi - 991; Plants - 531; Viruses - 0; Other Eukaryotes - 9610 (source: NCBI BLink).), whose protein sequence is MAIPLGKLTILIGAGLVGSVLAKEGSLPDVSSFVSGALKMVFRQLKQEEPAKSASKPRNDTLMAQVNSLRHELSLLSSNRPITIVTTAGSGGKKYGYIIIIGVIGYGYVWWKGWKLPDLMFATRRSLSDACNSVGSQIDGFYTSLSGTKKELSSKIDGMGRSLDANTEIIQDTGREVMELQRGTENIKDDVKFVFDAVENLVRKLIYRIEGNQDITLKGVGALHAQVRENKRIQESNKALPSTSAVPALEAAPMTPSSRTLSLPPASPRESQSPSTSNGAQQSRGPLQHTQSMSGLKEISENGTHSGETTGNTSSGLFSIFSIPRIGRTRSVVNTVPTNSIGPQ
- a CDS encoding bZIP transcription factor, putative (DUF1664) (Protein of unknown function (DUF1664); FUNCTIONS IN: molecular_function unknown; INVOLVED IN: biological_process unknown; LOCATED IN: cellular_component unknown; EXPRESSED IN: cultured cell; CONTAINS InterPro DOMAIN/s: Protein of unknown function DUF1664 (InterPro:IPR012458); BEST Arabidopsis thaliana protein match is: Protein of unknown function (DUF1664) (TAIR:AT1G24265.2); Has 154 Blast hits to 152 proteins in 21 species: Archae - 2; Bacteria - 4; Metazoa - 0; Fungi - 1; Plants - 147; Viruses - 0; Other Eukaryotes - 0 (source: NCBI BLink).) encodes the protein MAIPLGKLTILIGAGLVGSVLAKEGSLPDVSSFVSGALKMVFRQLKQEEPAKSASKPRNDTLMAQVNSLRHELSLLSSNRPITIVTTAGSGGKKYGYIIIIGVIGYGYVWWKGWKLPDLMFATRRSLSDACNSVGSQIDGFYTSLSGTKKELSSKIDGMGRSLDANTEIIQDTGREVMELQRGTENIKDDVKFVFDAVENLASKVYRIEGNQDITLKGVGALHAQVRENKRIQESNKALPSTSAVPALEAAPMTPSSRTLSLPPASPRESQSPSTSNGAQQSRGPLQHTQSMSGLKEISENGTHSGETTGNTSSGLFSIFSIPRIGRTRSVVNTVPTNSIGPQ